The genomic interval GAGACACTGTACTCTTGGGAAAGTTTCGCAAATATTTCATTCGGAAGTTATATTAAAAAACTGACCACCTCACTATGCGATACCTTCCCGGAAAAGTCACAAAATGTAGATATTAATTTGCATACAGATGATGTAAGCCTCAATATCAACCAGGCAATACCCTGTGCATTGGTGATTAATGAACTTGTCACCAATTCATTTAACCATGCATTCCCCGATTCTGAAACCGGAACTGTATCAATTGATTTACAAGGAAACGATCACGCCATTGACTTGACGATATCCGATAATGGGATTGGGTTTGACGTTCCGAATGCCTTGGACAATACCAATACACTGGGACTCACTCTCGTAAAAAAGCTTATCAGTCAAATCGATGGGGACGTTGACATCAATGCCCAAAACGGCACCTCCTTTCATATCACTTTTACCAAAACACAATCCGGCGGATCCAGTGCCAGTTATTTTCCATAGAAAATGGAACTGCAATTATATCACCCTAAATAACATTATGTAGAACAATAACCTTTAGTTAAGTTACAATTTATGGCACATAACGTTGTTGAAAGAAATAATGTTACCATTATCGGAGAAGGTGAAATACCAATAGTATTTGCCCATGGCTTTGGGTGTGATCAAAACATGTGGCGTTTTATTACACCGGCATTAAAAGAGAATTTTAAAATTATTCTCTTCGATTATGTGGGTTCCGGTAATTCTGACATCAGCGCTTATAAAACTAATCGTTATTGCAGCCTCGAGGGGTATGTACAGGATGTTTTAGATATTATTCATGCCTTGGACCTTGATGAAGTTATATTTGTGGGACATTCGGTAAGCTCCATAATTGGTGCACTAGCATCTATTGAAGAACCCCAAAAATTTGAACATCTGATTATGATTGGTCCTTCTCCATGCTATTTAAATGATCCGCCTGAATATTTTGGGGGGTTTGATCGTAGTACTATTGAAGAGCTGCTGCAACTCATGGAAAAAAATTATATCGGCTGGGCGGAATTTTTCGCTCCTGAAATGATGAAGAATGAAGACAAACCTGAATTAACTGAGGAACTCGAGGAAAGTTTTTGCTCTACCGATCCAGTTATCGCTCATCAATTCGCCAAAACCACTTTTCTTGCTGATAACCGTGAAGATCTATCCGAAATAGAGGTACCGGTACTTATCATACAGTGCGAAGATGATTCCATAGCCCCGCTCCACGTTGGAAAATACGTGCATGCCCAAATTAACGAAAGCACCTTTGAGGTGCTTCCGACCAACGGCCACTGTCCACATATGACAGACCCTGAATTAACCATTGAGGCCATCGATAATTATCTGGAACCAAACTTAGCTACATCATGAGCCCTGTTAAAAATCAAATACCTTGTGGCTATCTGGAATTTAATGATGAAGGAACATTAACGCAGGTAAACAACCGGCTTTGTAGTATTTTAGGCTACAATAATAAGCAATTAGCCAATAACCATATCGAGACTATCCTTTCATCAGGTGCTGAAATTTTTTATCAGACCCACCTGTTTCCCATGTTAAAAATGGAAAAGCAGGCAAATGAAATTTACTTAACCTTGCAATCAAAGGAGGGGAAACATATACCGGTGTTGATCAATGCCGATAGAACAGTAGAAAATAATGAGGCTATAAATCGCTGTATTGTTGTACAAATGGAGCGCCGCTCGGAATACGAAGACCGAATTTTGTATGACAAAATGAAAGCTCAAAAAAAGAGTGACAAAAAGGAAAAACTACTGTCAATGATGTCGCATGAATTACGTAGTCCTTTAAACGCCATTCTCGGGATGGTCGATCTGCTATCCGAGGAGATAAATGGTGAAGCCCAGAGTGATGAACGCAAGTATCTGGGCCTTATTAAAAACGCAGGGAAAGATCTGGCACGACTGGCGGATGACATTCTGAATTTTGCCAAGCTTGAATCGGGCTATTTTGAGGTAAACAAAGAAGTGGTACTCCTTGAAGAAGTGCTCATGAACTCGGTTATGATGACTATGCCTGATGCTGATGACAAAGGCATTGAACTAATCAGAAGTGAGAAAACTGAGCTTAAACTCTTGGCCGACAAAGACCGGCTCAAACAGGTAATCATAAACTTGTTAACGAATGCGGTCAAATACACTGAGCAAGGAGGTAAAGTTACCTTATCTACAGACAAAGAGGAGCAGTTTGCTAAAATACAAGTGAAAGATACCGGCATTGGAATCCCTTCTGACAAAATTGATCACATATTCCAGCCTTTTAACCAAATGGATAACAATAATTCAGGCTCAAGTGAAAGTGGATTTGGGCTGGGACTCCCAATCAGTAAAAAACTGGTTAATTTTATGGAAGGGGAGCTGACGGTGAGTAGTAAAGAAGGTGAAGGATCTATTTTTTCTGTCAAGATTCCACTGGCAGAAAATTAACGTATGTGAAATACCCTATGAAGTTATGCCTGCGTTATTGTTTAATATGAAAACTACCCGTCCGTTTAACATGCCAAGGCCACGTCCTGAACAGGATAACAAAAAAGAATAAAATGACGAACCGGTAAGTCCTGTCTACGGATATGGCGGTTATCTTATAAAAGATTATGCCACTCAACAAGTTACTGGAAAGGTACATCAAAGATTGACTCGTAAACAATTTAATCTAGGTATCAGGATTGTCAACCCTTGGCATAAGTAATCTTATCGAAAATGTTGTACCTTGGCTTTCGTTGCTCTCCGCTACGATATCGCCGTTTTGTTTTTCTACAAGTTGTCGAATATGATCCAGTCCTATACCAAAACTTTCTTCATCTGCAGTTCCTTTGGATTTTTCTAGGCGTTGCCCATTATTGAACGCTTGTTTTTGATCAGCGGACATACCTTTACCACTATCTTCAACACTAACATTCAAAATCTGCTTTTCCTCTTCCATCTTACGACTAAAATCAACCGTGATAGTTCCACCTTCTGGAGTAAATTTCATGGCATTCCCAACCAAATTTCCGATAATCTGAGCCAAGGTCACAGAAAAGTCATGGGGAACACTTAACTCTTTATTAATGGAGCTTTTCACAGAAAAGTCATGTCCCTTTTGTTGGGCCAATGGACTATATAGTCGTTTAATTTTTTCAAATACTTGGGAAAGCGAGGTTTGGGTAAGGTTCTTTTCGCTGCCATCTTCGGCCAAGGCGGTATGTAACACCCCGTCAATTTCTTCAATAATGGCTTGTGCAGAATCCTTGATTTGCAATACGTCTTCCTCCAGACCCTCATCATGATCTCCATTTCCAAGTAAGAGATCAGCCATGCCAATAATACCGCTAATTGGACCTCGTACATCGTGATTCAGGTTCCGCAAGCTATCCTTAAGTTCATCTAATTGTTCCGATAGCTGGAAAAATCTGCTTTCTCGTTCAATATGATCGACAACAAATTGCCCGAGGTTCCCCAACATTTGTTTTTGCTCGATGCTGATTTGCTTTGGTTCCATATCCAACACGCAGATAGACCCGATATTATATCCGTCAGAGGTCGTTAGTTGTACGCCGCAATAGTAACGGAAATGGGGTTCCTCAGTAACGTAAATTCTATTTTGATATCGCTCGTTTTTACTAAGGTCGGGAATTTCATGGGTGAAATTTTGCTGGATCGTGTCCTCGCAAATACTTTTCTCACGAGGAATAGCTTTTAAGCTATCCTTGGTACGCGCGATCGTCCACTGAGCATGGCTGTCAATAATATTGATTTCGCAAACCGGAGATTCGGTAATAAATTTTGCCAGCTCGACAAATGGCTGCAATTTTTTCTTTTGCTTACCAAAATCAATACCCAACTTAGCCAATTCTTGTAACCGACGTATTTCTTCTTCCATAACCTAAAACTAAACTTTTTATATGTAAGAATAGGGCACTCTAATAGTTTAGCAAATTTATCACTACGGAAAACTACATTTTATGTGTTAATAAACTGCCAATCTATAGGTCTCTAATAACTTTATTTTTAAACTTGATTATAAAAGAAATTAGTTTAATGTCCAATGTTATAATGTTCAATATTAATAGTGTCTTGTGAAGCTAAGCTCCCAAGGGTGGCTCGTCCATACATTAATAAACCCTTGATTCGCAAAAAGGTTTTTTGTTAGAAATTAATTAGTCAAATCAAGGAAAGCTCATACAACCCGGTTAACAAAGTAGTTGGATATAACATTATTACCTATTTCATCCAAGCTATATCTTATCCGTACTCTTCTTTATTCGAGGACACATGCTTAGTTTAGCAGCTTGTGAAATTCCAAACTTATATTAGATTACTGCCAATTCCTTTCACTTCAGCCTTTGTAAATGCCAATCTAAATTCAGTACCATTTTTATTGTCGTATTTAATCTCTCCCTTCAATTGTTGCCCTAAAAGTTTGATAAGAGTTATTCCAATTGAGGATGTGGTCTCATCCATTATATCATCAGAGATACCGATCCCATTATCTTTTATCATCACCACTACCTTATCCCCATCTTCACGTACCTTAATATCAATTCCCGCTTTCTCTTGATGTCTAAAAGCATGTTTAAACGCGTTGGTAACCACTTCATTCACCAACAACGCGCAAGGAATAGCTTGATTTATATTCAAGGAAATTGAATCAGTATCAACGGTCACCGAAATTTCATCATCCTCATTATATACATCATCTATATTTTGAACTAACTGTTTAACATTTTTTCCAAAATTTAAATGCGACAGACTATCAGCCCCATAAAGCAATTCGTGAATATTGGCAATGGTGTGTATTCGCTGCCGGGCTACTTTAAGTGATTCCCGAAGTGCAGAATTTTTAGAATCCATGGCCTGCAGCTCCATCATACTCGTCACAATGGCCAAGTTATTTTTTACCCGGTGATGGATTTCGGCTAAAAGCGTTTCTTTTTCTCGGAGCGATTCCTCCAGCTGGTTTTGATAGGCAATCTGCTCACTATAATCCAAGGCCTCTACAAAGATCCCATAAACTTCTCCGTCTTCATCAAACAATGGGGCAAACAGAAGATTAAAGATATATTCTTGCTTTGAACCTTTGTTATCTTTGTCAATATATATCGGTTTCTCATGGCCTATATATGCCTCACCAGTCTCGTATACCCGTTTTAGCAGATTAATATAGCCCTGCTACTCGACTTCGGGTACAACTTCATCAACTCGTTTTCCTATAATATTTTCTTGTCCTACCACTTCCCGATACGCCTTATTGGCAATCACATAGCGCAGCTGCGGGCCTTCTATCATACATTTCGGTGAGGGCGCCTCCTCGAACATCTCTTTTAGTTTATCACGATCAGCCTCTGCCTTCTTGCGTTGAACCTGTTCCTGTTCTAACAGCAAGTTCAACCTCTCTTCCAGCTCTTTTTTCTCCGTTATATCTAATCCCGTACCAATGATGAATGTTTGATCATTAAGCTCCAGCCGCTCGGCATTAAAGTGGTAGATCGCAGTGTTTCCACCTGCCTTCTCTACGGTTATTTCAAATTCTCGGTATCCCTCTTCAAGAACGGCTTCAATTTCTTCCGGTACTTTTCCCTGATCGGCTTCATGAACAAAATCTGCGGGCGATCGACCAACTATTTTTTCTACTGGTACGCCAAATACTTCCGTTGCCCGGTCATTAAATTGGACCACTTTACCCTCTTTATTCAGAATGTAAAATAGCCCCGGCAGACTATTCAAGACAATATCGGTAAATTCCTTTTCTTTCCGCACGGCCTGTTCCTGTTGTTTCCGATCACTGATATCCCGAAATATTAAGCTGCTTCGCCTTTCCCCTGCAAAATTCACAAACACCGATGAGGTAAGTTCTACCGGTATTTTGTGCCCGTCCTTATGAATAAAGTTGAGTTCACCGATAAACCGTCCCGTTTCAGACCGCTGCTTTAAGGCCTCCTCCAACTTTTGATCTTTTGCTACAACCCCTTCGCGACCACACTCTGTAATTTCCTGCTCGGTCATTCCCAGTATCTCACAAGCTGCAGAGTTTGCCTGGAGGATCTCCCCGTTGGGATTGGTCAACATAATGCCCTCCAGGCTATGCTTGAACAGCATGTCATTATTTAGCTGGGTATTCAGCTCACTGGTAATATCTTTATACATTGCCAGTTGGTAGGTATGATCTTCCTCCTCAAAAGTCACCGGGTTTGTGATCACATGTACATAGATAAAGTCACCGTTCTTTTTCTGCTGTTTCCATACCCCTTCATCGCCCAACCTATCATGATCCATCTGTTCTAGATGCTTTTTAAGTTTTGGAACCTCCTCTTCAGGACGTAAATCAAATAACGTAAAGGAGAGCATCTCTTCTCTATTATATCCGTACAGGCGAACCATTGATTGATTCACATCCTTTATCGAGTAATCGCGGGGATCGTAAATCCACATGGGGATGGGATTATTACTAAAAAACTGGTCAAAATGTTTGATTTCCATAAGTCCACCACCTCTTTAAAGTCAGTATCTTTTCACTTAATCCTTTTAATATTTCGATGAAAGGATTAGATACGGTAGAATAAAATGTTATGATCGGGCTTGTTTCATCCTCAGGAACATCTCGTTTTGATTACGGAGCATAAGGATATGAACTAGATCCCTCTCCTAGATCCATTGAGCCCGCAACTCATAAAGATTTACGGACTTTTTATACAACAAAAAATGATACTACCATATAGATATAGTAGCTATAAAATATTCATAACCCAAACACATCTATATCAGTTGTTAAATAGATGAAACTGGAGTACGGCACATGAAATGCTAACCTCCTTTGCGAAATAGCTGGATAATCTCTACCTATTTTATAAAAGGGGAGAAGATGGATATGTATATAGGTGGTTGCTGGATTGTCAAACCTTTAGTATTTGTCCAATACAATAACAATCAATAGTAGCAGATACTATATTACTGCTACTATTTTTTATATAAGTTAACTTAGTAACTGAAGATATACCAGTATGCGTAAAGAAATAATACTATTCGCAACCACTCTTTTTACATTAGCAATTGCTCTTAATTGCTCTAAGAATTCTAAAAACCGCTCTTCTCCAATAAAAGTCATTGAACATAAAGTGGTAGAGTTAGACAGTTCGGTTTCAAACCGCTTGGGAAGACTTTATCCAATCATATCTGCAAGTCCCAATGAAGATTACTTGGCGCTATCTAATATGAAAGGTCCACTTAGTGTAATCAAAGTTGATTACCAGGGAAATTTCATAGATCAATATGGCAGTAAAGGCAGAGGCCCTAAGGAAATACTCAGTGCACGCTTTTTTGGTTTTGATGAAGAAAACAACATCAATATATACGATAAGACACTTGCTACTATTAAAGAATTCAACCTCAAAGCTGATACTGTAAACAGCTTCAAATCTCCAATGTCTGAAGAAATAAATATTAGCTCCAATATTCTTGAACAATGTGGATCACATTGGTTTCTTGGCATTAATGATCTTAAAAAAGGTAATAATGAAATTGTCGGTAAGTTTGCAGATGATTTTACGCTAAAAGAATCATTTGGTGAAATTGATCCCTATCTTAAAGGACATAAAAGTATTTTGATGAAAACTATCTCGTCAGTTAATTGTGAAGAGGATGTAATATTCACAACTCAAATGAAAGTACCTTTCATACAGGTTTGGGATTTAAATGATTTTTCAAAAATCAAGAGAATTACTGAGGTCCCCCCCGTCATTTAGACTTTCAGATGAATTTATTGGAAAGGTAAAAGATTCTGAAAAATTAAAAGAGTTTGCGATCAACGATCAAAGTACAACGGTTTTCCTGGCTCAAAATAAAGAGTATCTACTGCATACTTTCCGAAATGAAACATCGAAATTTTATGAAACTCGAAATTACAATGATAGAAATCACTTCTTAGCTATATACTCTAAAAATGATTATCAGTTCATCAAAGAAGTTCCATTATCAGGAGCTCCACTGGGATATACTAAAGAGGGTTATATAATTACATTAGTTAACGACAACCCAAATAATTTTAAAATTAAGTTTTTAGAGATAAAAAAAGTTATCAATAGTTGATTTAACTTCGCAATTGTACTGTGGGAAAGCGCATTTGGTTAAGCAGAGTAGAAACTCTCAGCTGCGCTTATTTTCTAACGGCTACGACTTTATTGAACAACTGGCGCAAATATTTAAAACCCCTTAAGAGAAACAGATGGCCTGCCATAATTTATAAACCTTCAATCTCACTCAACGAAAATTTATAAATTTTTAGATTGAAACGATTAATCAAGAAAAGGTCATTTCCTGCCAAGACTATTTTTTGCGGAATAATTTTATTATCGGAGCTATCAACAAAAATAAATGCCCTACTCCGCCAACTATTTTTTGAAATGACCAAAAATTTGTTGCGGAAATGAACCAGAAGGCGGTCTTTGTAGCTATAAATGTCTTTTATAATATTTTTGACCCTGGCTTTTTCTTGATGCGGCATGATATTCAACGGAGTGTTAAGATCTTCCAAGTTGGTGCGAGGGAGTAGATTGACCATTTTTTTTGCATTGGGATTTTTATAAAACAGTACCGGAATACCACGATAGGCATAGAATATATCGTTTTTAGAAGGGTCCTCATCATACACCGTTGCATTATAAGTCGCCGGTTGATGGCCTTTGGGAATTAATCTATGGACCGATGAATCCTGTATCATACCACTGGAATCAGCTTTTATTATGACATGATTATCTAAATTATACGTTGGCCAAACTAATCTGTTACTGCGGAGGGCAATTACCCAATTGTTGAATAGACTCCTGTCTATTGTTTCTTGTGGAATTCTGTTTATTTCATTGCCCTCTTTATCAAAAATAAGAATACTTTTCTGAGGTGGATCAACAGTATATATAAGCGTACCATCTTCTCCATCCAGAGAATAAAGGGCAGCGGGTTTTAGAGTTTCTCCAGGACCTCTTCCCCTGGCAGACACGGTTTCTAAGTAATTTCCATCAGAACTGAACTTAAAAATACTTCCCATCATTGGATCACAAATCCAATAATTATCACCAACCTTCACAAGATCAGCAGGCGTACTGTAAACAGCATTTTTGGGATTTTTAGGATCAATCCAAAGGGAAGCAGCCAGGGTATCAACCGCTTTCTTTTTATTCCACTCTCCCGCTTTAACATATTCGTAGCTTTTGGATTGAGGAAGCTTATTGATGTATTCAGGCCAGTCTATTGAGCTGCTGCAGGCACTGTATATCAATAAGAATATACCAAATACATATGCTAAAAATCGATACCCGATAATCCTTAAATTTCTAATTAAATAGTCATTTGTTTACAATTACCACCATATTCTGCACCGCTAGTACGTCCGGAAACCATAGTACCATCCATACATTCAATATGCCAACTAAAGCCCTCGCTGTCTTCAATGATATAAGTAGCACAATTATTATTTCGACAAACATAAAAATCAGCCAATGCTTTTTGAACCAACGGGCCCACTGTAAAAAATAGTGAAATAAAAATTATTGAAACTAAATTGAAAAAGTCTTTAGTATTAAATTTCATAGCTTTTATTTTCAATTAGAAATTATTTTAACTTATTTTCTTTTTTAATTATCCGCAATTAGATTCATTCGCTAATCTTATTACATAATCTTTTTTGCAATCTCTGATAATCACTGGCAACCATATTTTGTATAGCTGTTGGTGAGTGACCGGTTTGCTCTTTCACAAACTGGTACAGTCCTTTTTCGTTGCGCAGCTTCAGCTTTTGGGCAATTTCGTAGTTGCTCAGATTCGATTTCCGTACCAAGGCAATCGCCTTGCGGGTGCGGAAGCTAATCAATACCGGCTGGGGACGCTTGCCAAATTCATTTCTAAATACATTTGAAAATTTTTTTGAACACTCGTACCCAACTGCTTGTGCCCAATATTGTACGGTAATAATATGACACACCTCATCTTGTAAAATAGATAATGCCTCTCCGATGGACGCCAGTTGCCTCTGCTTGTTCATAATAACTCCTGTAAATGTTAGATAGCCTTAACATAACAAGATGATTCTCCCCCCCTTTGTTACATTAGAAATTTTTAAGAATCAAGGAGGTCAATTGGTGTATTAGGGCGTACTTTACATTTTAAAACTGCAGTCTGGAGTCCATCCGGTACCAATTTTCAGTTAACCGGAATACCGTGCTTTCTCCCATAATCCCACCAGCAACAGGATCAGCAGCGTGCTGCAACTTAGTCCCCAGACGACTACTGTAGCCAGCGTCTGCCAAAAATCGCTCCCCTCCATAACAATAAGAGGCACCAGTCCACCAATGGTTGTCAGCGTAGTAATAAGTACCGCCCGCATCTTATTTTTATAGACGTAAAGCCAGCTTCGAAGCCCGTGAATGCCCAATCTTCGGGTATATTGTTTTTCATGCATCAGCAAAATAGCATTGTTGACCACCACGCCCACACACAGCAGCGTACCGGCAATAGCTCCGCGATCAAAGGCCAAATCGTGATAAAGAGTGCCCAGCATAACGCCCAGCAGGCTCAACGGTACCGCACCAATCACAATTAGCGGATCTATCCATGACTCCAGCAGGGCCGATACGATCATCCACACACTCAGGATGGTAAGCCCCAGCAACAACAGAACGTTTTTTGTGTTTTTGTCTCTTCCAAACGCGAAGATTCCGCCGCCGCCAAACTCCATACTCATACCTACGGGCACTGGCATTTGCTG from Fodinibius salinus carries:
- a CDS encoding alpha/beta fold hydrolase, whose product is MAHNVVERNNVTIIGEGEIPIVFAHGFGCDQNMWRFITPALKENFKIILFDYVGSGNSDISAYKTNRYCSLEGYVQDVLDIIHALDLDEVIFVGHSVSSIIGALASIEEPQKFEHLIMIGPSPCYLNDPPEYFGGFDRSTIEELLQLMEKNYIGWAEFFAPEMMKNEDKPELTEELEESFCSTDPVIAHQFAKTTFLADNREDLSEIEVPVLIIQCEDDSIAPLHVGKYVHAQINESTFEVLPTNGHCPHMTDPELTIEAIDNYLEPNLATS
- a CDS encoding PAS domain-containing sensor histidine kinase; the protein is MSPVKNQIPCGYLEFNDEGTLTQVNNRLCSILGYNNKQLANNHIETILSSGAEIFYQTHLFPMLKMEKQANEIYLTLQSKEGKHIPVLINADRTVENNEAINRCIVVQMERRSEYEDRILYDKMKAQKKSDKKEKLLSMMSHELRSPLNAILGMVDLLSEEINGEAQSDERKYLGLIKNAGKDLARLADDILNFAKLESGYFEVNKEVVLLEEVLMNSVMMTMPDADDKGIELIRSEKTELKLLADKDRLKQVIINLLTNAVKYTEQGGKVTLSTDKEEQFAKIQVKDTGIGIPSDKIDHIFQPFNQMDNNNSGSSESGFGLGLPISKKLVNFMEGELTVSSKEGEGSIFSVKIPLAEN
- a CDS encoding GAF domain-containing sensor histidine kinase, whose translation is MEEEIRRLQELAKLGIDFGKQKKKLQPFVELAKFITESPVCEINIIDSHAQWTIARTKDSLKAIPREKSICEDTIQQNFTHEIPDLSKNERYQNRIYVTEEPHFRYYCGVQLTTSDGYNIGSICVLDMEPKQISIEQKQMLGNLGQFVVDHIERESRFFQLSEQLDELKDSLRNLNHDVRGPISGIIGMADLLLGNGDHDEGLEEDVLQIKDSAQAIIEEIDGVLHTALAEDGSEKNLTQTSLSQVFEKIKRLYSPLAQQKGHDFSVKSSINKELSVPHDFSVTLAQIIGNLVGNAMKFTPEGGTITVDFSRKMEEEKQILNVSVEDSGKGMSADQKQAFNNGQRLEKSKGTADEESFGIGLDHIRQLVEKQNGDIVAESNESQGTTFSIRLLMPRVDNPDT
- a CDS encoding sensor histidine kinase is translated as MFDEDGEVYGIFVEALDYSEQIAYQNQLEESLREKETLLAEIHHRVKNNLAIVTSMMELQAMDSKNSALRESLKVARQRIHTIANIHELLYGADSLSHLNFGKNVKQLVQNIDDVYNEDDEISVTVDTDSISLNINQAIPCALLVNEVVTNAFKHAFRHQEKAGIDIKVREDGDKVVVMIKDNGIGISDDIMDETTSSIGITLIKLLGQQLKGEIKYDNKNGTEFRLAFTKAEVKGIGSNLI
- a CDS encoding PAS domain-containing protein — its product is MEIKHFDQFFSNNPIPMWIYDPRDYSIKDVNQSMVRLYGYNREEMLSFTLFDLRPEEEVPKLKKHLEQMDHDRLGDEGVWKQQKKNGDFIYVHVITNPVTFEEEDHTYQLAMYKDITSELNTQLNNDMLFKHSLEGIMLTNPNGEILQANSAACEILGMTEQEITECGREGVVAKDQKLEEALKQRSETGRFIGELNFIHKDGHKIPVELTSSVFVNFAGERRSSLIFRDISDRKQQEQAVRKEKEFTDIVLNSLPGLFYILNKEGKVVQFNDRATEVFGVPVEKIVGRSPADFVHEADQGKVPEEIEAVLEEGYREFEITVEKAGGNTAIYHFNAERLELNDQTFIIGTGLDITEKKELEERLNLLLEQEQVQRKKAEADRDKLKEMFEEAPSPKCMIEGPQLRYVIANKAYREVVGQENIIGKRVDEVVPEVE
- a CDS encoding 6-bladed beta-propeller, with amino-acid sequence MIYSACSSSIDWPEYINKLPQSKSYEYVKAGEWNKKKAVDTLAASLWIDPKNPKNAVYSTPADLVKVGDNYWICDPMMGSIFKFSSDGNYLETVSARGRGPGETLKPAALYSLDGEDGTLIYTVDPPQKSILIFDKEGNEINRIPQETIDRSLFNNWVIALRSNRLVWPTYNLDNHVIIKADSSGMIQDSSVHRLIPKGHQPATYNATVYDEDPSKNDIFYAYRGIPVLFYKNPNAKKMVNLLPRTNLEDLNTPLNIMPHQEKARVKNIIKDIYSYKDRLLVHFRNKFLVISKNSWRSRAFIFVDSSDNKIIPQKIVLAGNDLFLINRFNLKIYKFSLSEIEGL
- a CDS encoding helix-turn-helix domain-containing protein; this encodes MNKQRQLASIGEALSILQDEVCHIITVQYWAQAVGYECSKKFSNVFRNEFGKRPQPVLISFRTRKAIALVRKSNLSNYEIAQKLKLRNEKGLYQFVKEQTGHSPTAIQNMVASDYQRLQKRLCNKISE